In a genomic window of Zingiber officinale cultivar Zhangliang chromosome 9B, Zo_v1.1, whole genome shotgun sequence:
- the LOC122025580 gene encoding uncharacterized protein LOC122025580 — MHPWYSIDEVGGTSGTFIYFRILNSMPVGEFAGEMQSYIDILVREKISITYKSWKQLTYNIDPTWRKGCLHSTNNKWRQYKAFLTQKFVFSKLDKPDELKDPPIGYGISQDDWSSFVITRMSADFRYRVSDEQKNRRRQNVYPHRLSRKGYACFADEIASDLCDDDINRAIIWKRGRANKEGEFEGDDLKITAKKIFMKTIYSNEEIDEVQSEWADCVLDYIHY, encoded by the exons ATGCATCCTTGGTACTCAATAGACGAAGTCGGAGGCACGAGTGGTACCTTTATTTACTTCCGAATTCTCAATAGCATG CCAGTTGGAGAATTTGCGGGTGAAATGCAAAGCTACATTGACATTCTCGTTCGAGAAAAGATTTCAATAACTTACAAATCATGGAAGCAG ctgACGTACAATATTGACCCAACTTGGAGGAAAGGATGCTTACATTCAACAAATAATAAATGGCGTCAATATAAAGCTTTTCTCACTCAAAAGTTTGTTTTCAGCAAGCTAGATAAACCTGATGAGTTGAAAGATCCACCGATTGGCTATGGTATTTCACAAGATGATTGGAGTTCCTTTGTAATAACTCGCATGTCTGCCGACTTCAGG tatagagtaagtgatgaacaaaagaatagaagaagGCAAAACGTATACCCTCATCGGTTGTCCCGTAAAGGATATGCATGTTTCGCTGATGAAATT GCATCtgatttatgtgatgatgatatAAATCGAGCTATTATTTGGAAGAGAGGACGAGCCAATAAGGAGGGTGAATTTGAAGGCGATGATCTCAAAATTACAGCAAAAAAGATT TTCATGAAAACAATTTACTCCAATGAAGAAATTGACGAAGTACAATCCGAATGGGCGGATTGCgtactagactatattcattactag